One segment of Oscillospiraceae bacterium MB08-C2-2 DNA contains the following:
- a CDS encoding cation-translocating P-type ATPase — MYEQKNILQSCEELDVNPQMGLSSQQAAERLQKYGPNALVEAKPKSKLSMFLSQLNDPMIYILFAAAAISMFLREWGDAVIILMVVLLNAIVGMSQEAKAEQALEALKKLSSPFALVRRDGKLMDVPAAELVLGDVVVLEAGRVLPADLRLISSINLKVEESALTGESVPVEKDSDFVATGDTSLGDRVNMAFSSTSVTYGRGEGIVAATGMNTEIGKIATMINQTATSMTPLQKRLADLSKLLGGLALAICVAMFAIAIIQQRPIVEMLLTAISLAVAAIPEGLPAVVTIVLALGVQRMVKVNTIVRRLPSVETLGAVSVVCSDKTGTLTQNKMTVTQVYRDEKLEEVSALAPEQDQLFLEGFVLCNDASIKNGTAIGDPTEIALLDMGARTAFSREGLEETLPRVAEQAFDSDRKMMTTVHRRDGKAIAFTKGAMDILLSRCENIIINGQVRPLTQIDREKVFRAASSMAHSALRVLALAFKENDESATEENLTFVGLVGMIDPPRPEAAEAVQVFKDAKIRTVMITGDHKDTALAIARELKIADSEEQCMTGEQLSKMTQDDLNRVVDDVRVFARVSPEHKVMIVKALKSHGYIVSMTGDGVNDAPSLKTADIGVAMGITGTDVAKGAADMVLTDDNFATIEKAVAEGRGIYSNIKKSVLFLLSSNFGEVITMFGAILAGLAAPLQATHILFVNLLTDTLPALALGVDSKDKDIMKAPPRHPEESLFAHGGLALTLFYGVVIAAMTLGAFLYSPVKALMDAGSPVTFEGIKAMLGDTELLMHAQTYAFVTLALSQLFHAFGMRNVEKSIFRINPFENRTMVMAFVIGLLLQVAVTEIPLLTGLFGTVALSFMEWLELFLLAMVPLVMHELIVLVRWIFKAGKTN; from the coding sequence GTGTATGAACAAAAAAACATCCTGCAATCCTGCGAAGAGCTTGATGTAAACCCGCAAATGGGCTTATCCAGCCAGCAGGCAGCGGAGCGGCTTCAAAAATACGGCCCCAATGCTTTGGTGGAAGCAAAGCCCAAATCCAAGCTTTCTATGTTTTTAAGCCAGCTCAACGACCCCATGATTTATATTCTGTTTGCGGCGGCGGCCATTTCCATGTTCCTTCGGGAATGGGGGGATGCTGTCATCATTCTGATGGTGGTTCTGCTCAACGCCATTGTGGGCATGAGCCAAGAGGCGAAGGCTGAGCAGGCTCTTGAGGCTCTGAAAAAGCTTTCCAGCCCCTTTGCTCTTGTGCGCCGGGATGGCAAGCTAATGGATGTTCCCGCTGCCGAACTGGTGCTGGGTGATGTGGTCGTGCTGGAAGCCGGAAGAGTTTTGCCCGCCGACCTTCGGCTGATTTCTTCCATCAACTTGAAGGTGGAGGAATCCGCTCTCACCGGTGAATCGGTTCCGGTGGAAAAAGATTCTGATTTTGTGGCCACCGGGGATACCTCTCTGGGCGACCGGGTCAACATGGCCTTCTCCTCCACCAGTGTCACCTACGGCCGTGGCGAAGGTATTGTGGCCGCCACCGGTATGAACACCGAAATCGGCAAAATCGCCACGATGATTAACCAGACTGCCACCTCCATGACTCCGCTGCAAAAACGTCTGGCTGATTTGAGCAAGCTGTTGGGCGGCCTTGCCCTTGCGATCTGTGTGGCTATGTTTGCCATTGCCATCATCCAGCAGCGCCCCATTGTGGAAATGCTTCTCACCGCGATCTCCCTTGCAGTAGCGGCTATTCCCGAGGGTCTGCCCGCTGTGGTAACCATTGTGCTGGCCCTGGGCGTTCAGCGGATGGTCAAGGTCAACACCATTGTTCGCCGCCTGCCCTCTGTGGAAACGCTGGGTGCAGTCAGTGTGGTTTGCTCTGATAAAACCGGTACCCTCACCCAGAACAAAATGACTGTCACACAGGTTTATCGGGATGAAAAGCTGGAAGAAGTCTCCGCTCTTGCCCCCGAGCAGGATCAGCTGTTTCTCGAGGGTTTTGTGCTCTGCAACGATGCCTCCATTAAAAACGGCACCGCTATCGGTGATCCCACCGAAATTGCCCTGCTGGATATGGGCGCACGCACCGCCTTTTCCAGAGAGGGCCTTGAGGAAACACTCCCCCGTGTGGCGGAGCAGGCCTTTGATTCCGACCGCAAAATGATGACCACCGTTCACAGACGGGATGGCAAAGCCATTGCCTTTACCAAGGGCGCTATGGATATCCTGCTTTCCCGCTGCGAAAACATTATCATCAACGGGCAGGTTCGCCCTCTCACCCAGATAGACCGTGAAAAGGTCTTCCGGGCCGCCAGCTCCATGGCCCATTCCGCCCTGCGGGTGCTGGCCCTTGCTTTTAAAGAAAACGATGAAAGCGCAACCGAAGAGAACCTGACCTTTGTGGGCCTTGTGGGTATGATTGATCCGCCCCGCCCCGAGGCTGCCGAGGCTGTTCAGGTGTTTAAGGATGCCAAAATCCGCACGGTCATGATCACCGGTGACCATAAGGATACCGCTCTGGCCATTGCCCGTGAGCTAAAAATCGCAGACAGTGAAGAACAGTGCATGACCGGGGAACAGCTCTCCAAAATGACACAGGATGACCTGAATCGGGTGGTGGACGATGTGCGGGTATTTGCCCGTGTTTCGCCCGAGCATAAGGTTATGATCGTAAAGGCGCTGAAATCCCACGGATATATTGTTTCCATGACCGGTGACGGCGTTAACGATGCCCCCTCTCTCAAAACCGCCGATATCGGTGTTGCCATGGGCATCACCGGCACCGATGTGGCTAAGGGCGCAGCGGATATGGTGCTCACCGACGATAACTTTGCTACCATTGAAAAGGCTGTGGCCGAGGGCCGGGGAATTTACAGCAACATTAAAAAATCGGTTCTGTTCCTGCTTTCCTCCAACTTTGGCGAGGTTATCACCATGTTTGGCGCCATTTTGGCGGGGTTGGCGGCTCCCTTGCAGGCCACCCACATTCTCTTTGTTAATCTGCTCACCGATACGCTCCCCGCTTTGGCACTGGGCGTGGATTCCAAGGATAAGGACATCATGAAGGCTCCGCCCCGCCACCCGGAGGAAAGCCTGTTTGCTCACGGGGGCCTCGCTCTCACTCTCTTCTATGGTGTTGTCATTGCCGCTATGACCTTAGGCGCTTTCCTCTATTCCCCTGTGAAGGCTCTAATGGACGCAGGCTCCCCGGTTACCTTTGAAGGCATTAAAGCCATGCTGGGTGACACTGAGCTGCTCATGCACGCCCAGACCTATGCCTTTGTCACATTGGCTCTCTCCCAGCTGTTCCATGCCTTCGGAATGCGCAATGTGGAAAAATCCATCTTCCGCATCAATCCCTTTGAAAACCGCACTATGGTAATGGCCTTTGTGATCGGGCTGCTCCTTCAAGTGGCAGTCACCGAAATTCCTCTGCTCACCGGGCTGTTCGGAACCGTTGCCCTCTCCTTTATGGAATGGCTGGAGCTCTTCCTGCTGGCCATGGTGCCGCTGGTGATGCATGAGCTGATCGTGCTTGTCCGCTGGATTTTCAAAGCAGGTAAAACAAATTAA